From a region of the Acanthochromis polyacanthus isolate Apoly-LR-REF ecotype Palm Island chromosome 3, KAUST_Apoly_ChrSc, whole genome shotgun sequence genome:
- the fbxl18 gene encoding F-box/LRR-repeat protein 18 has translation MRSLLCILRYVPVCDLLLNVANVCHKLHTLCHDKTLLTNVNLSEEYQTEDLLFRRVLKQLANHVQSLSLNGCYWLSGSTLDHLARCRGVTDLDVMGCRLTPLRLSRLLSSLSLLKSLAFDVTADFNSLLLSSEAVDTLSRLSELRQTLFTPSYGVVPCCSQLRKLMLQFDIPDVTREGVGVCCQLMVGQSSVPHYQQLEEFTARLAPGEVNQTLLLLYLAVFSVHVPKRLRVFIVSIPGPNPAHWPAAPSLAQSLGQHGDLVALQLPRSWLDSLSLKRALEGNSPRHLSFSRCPALWPQVFRSLLEGGVRDGTQLISLNLSGINHVPYSECRSVEDQLVAGTMRQLAVGCSNINHLNLMHTHYHHENSPGLDGESHLCASLAKLRHLCSLTLPACALSDGLNMNHISTHNTPPSPLFQGLKKVPRVGIRNYKPDIESSLSGDSTSGLALLLAGCPFLETFELIGPGFASLLPRLEPCSRASVEPRGMCAWARGVGDAHIAALEALPRLHRLTLAGLPGVLRGTGLVQMARHCRDLRVLSLANLGSLKIMNYTPTLLDMLKHCTQLQELRLEQPYLNANTSFFEALSCCSRLQRVCLISRSGTFDPSAVETFMERCCHVIMCHIFMGGTLVACRTLEKVLLDRFSGGRSALSVVIYPLQHEDLPSVIRDIPLTLLDRITLFQSHVAQPPHLSPL, from the exons ACTGAAGACCTGTTGTTTCGGCGGGTACTGAAGCAGCTAGCTAACCATGTGCAGTCTCTCAGCCTGAATGGTTGCTACTGGCTGTCTGGTTCTACCCTGGATCATCTTGCACGCTGCAGAGGAGTGACCGACCTTGATGTCATGGGATGTCGCCTCACTCCCCTTCGCTTGTCCCGGCTCCTCTCCTCCCTGTCTTTACTCAAATCACTTGCTTTTGATGTGACGGCTGACTTCAACTCGCTTTTGCTCAGTTCAGAGGCTGTGGACACCCTGAGCCGCCTGTCAGAGCTCAGACAGACTCTCTTCACACCAAGCTATGGTGTGGTTCCATGCTGTTCCCAACTCCGCAA GCTGATGCTGCAGTTTGACATCCCAGATGTGACCAGAGAAGGTGTTGGCGTTTGCTGTCAGTTAATGGTTGGCCAGAGCAGTGTTCCACATTACCAGCAGCTGGAGGAGTTTACTGCCAGGCTGGCCCCAGGAGAG GTAAACCAGACCTTGCTCCTTCTCTACCTGGCAGTGTTCAGTGTTCACGTTCCAAAGCGTCTCCGAGTTTTCATCGTGTCAATTCCTGGTCCAAACCCCGCTCACTGGCCGGCTGCTCCCTCGCTGGCTCAGAGCTTGGGCCAACACGGTGACCTGGTGGCGCTGCAGCTCCCTCGGTCCTGGTTAGATTCTTTGTCACTAAAGCGAGCTCTGGAGGGAAACAGCCCCAGGCACCTCAGCTTCAGCCGCTGCCCAGCATTGTGGCCTCAGGTGTTCCGGTCGCTGCTGGAAGGTGGAGTCAGAGATGGCACGCAGCTGATCAGCCTGAACCTCAGTGGAATCAACCATGTTCCGTACTCAGAGTGCAGGAGTGTGGAAGATCAGCTGGTTGCTGGGACGATGAGGCAGCTGGCAGTTGGCTGCTCCAACATTAATCACCTAAACCTGATGCACACACACTATCATCATGAAAACTCACCTGGGCTGGATGGGGAATCACACCTGTGTGCCAGCTTGGCCAAATTGAGACACCTGTGCTCTCTCACACTGCCTGCCTGCGCTCTGTCAGATGGCTTAAACATGAATCACATCTCCACACACAACACACCTCCCTCTCCGCTGTTCCAGGGGTTAAAGAAAGTTCCACGTGTAGGGATCCGGAATTACAAGCCTGATATAGAGTCTTCTCTGTCGGGTGACAGCACCTCAGGGCTCGCTCTGCTCTTAGCTGGCTGCCCTTTTTTAGAGACCTTTGAGCTCATCGGTCCGGGTTTTGCCTCTTTGCTGCCTCGACTTGAGCCTTGCTCTCGTGCCAGTGTGGAGCCTCGTGGTATGTGTGCGTGGGCACGAGGCGTGGGCGACGCGCACATAGCAGCACTCGAAGCTTTGCCTCGATTGCATCGTCTGACTCTTGCTGGACTTCCTGGGGTGCTCAGGGGAACGGGCCTGGTACAGATGGCCAGGCACTGCAGAGACCTGCGGGTTTTATCTCTCGCCAATCTGGGATCACTGAAAATCATGAACTACACTCCTACCTTGCTGGACATGCTGAAACACTGCACACAGCTACAGGAACTCAG gTTAGAGCAGCCCTACCTGAATGCCAACACCTCGTTCTTTGAGGCTCTGTCCTGCTGCTCTCGTCTCCAGCGTGTCTGCCTGATCTCACGTAGCGGCACCTTCGACCCATCAGCCGTAGAAACCTTCATGGAGCGTTGCTGCCATGTCATCATGTGCCACATATTCATGGGCGGCACCTTAGTGGCTTGTCGGACACTGGAGAAAGTACTGCTGGACAG ATTTTCTGGTGGGCGCTCGGCTCTCAGCGTGGTCATCTATCCGCTACAACATGAAGACCTTCCTTCAGTCATCAGAGATATTCCACTAACACTTCTGGATCGGATAACTCTGTTTCAGAGCCACGTGGCTCAACCACCACATTTATCACCATTGTGA